The Armatimonadota bacterium genomic interval GTTCCAGATCTACCCGGAGCTGGCGAACCTCGCCGCCCACGAGATGCTGACGGTCGACGGGATCCCCAAGCGGGAGAAGCAGCGCCGGATCTGGAAGACGATCACGCGGCACCGGCGTCCCTGGCAGATGTTGCAGGACATCTACCAGACCTGGAAGGCCATCCGGTAGATACGGAGGTCTCCGCGCGATGACGGAGCACTTTGCCGAACAGCCGACAAAGGTCGAGGACAAGCTCTTCACGCTGCGGTGGAAGCACGACCGGCACAGCCACATCGACATCACCGACCGCACCATCTGCCGGGACCGATGCGGAGACGAGTGGAAGCGGCCCTGCACGACCTTCTGTCCGGCCAAGGTCTACGAGTGGAACGCCCAGCAGGGCCGGATCGTGATCTACCACGAAAACTGCGTCGAGTGCACCACGTGCTTGACCGGCTGTCCGTATCGCGTGATCGACTGGCGGTTGCCGCGGGGCGGGTTCGGGATCCAGTACAGGTTCGGTTAGCGCCGAGCAGACCGCTGCCCTCGGCCCAGGACGTCCCGGTCCGAAGAGGATTTCCCACGCGGTGCGAAAAGTGAATATCGGTGCCCGAGACCAGAGCGACCGCCATCATCAACCCCGTGGCTGGCCGCGGCAGAACGCTGCGGTGGTGGCCTGCGGTCCGCGAACGGCTCCATCAGGCAGGCTGGGCCGTCGCGGAGCACGTCTCCGAGAGGCCGGGGCACGCCACCGACCTGGCGGCGGCGGCGCGCAACCGCTGCGACGTCGTCGTGGCCGTCGGCGGCGACGGCACGGCCAACGAAGTCGTCAACGGGCTGCTCGAAGACGGCGCCGCACCCGTCCCCGTGGGCGTCGTCCCGATGGGGACCGCAAACGACTTCGCCACCTGCCTGGGGATCCCCGCGAAGGTCGAGGAGGCGACGCGGACGCTGCTCGCCGGGCAACGCCGGCGGATCGACCTGGGGCGCGTGGGAGACCGCTACTTCATCAACGTCGCGGGCGTGGGCTTCGACGCCACCGTCGCCGAGTGGGTCAACAGCCGCTGGAAGCTGTTCGGCGGCACCGTCATGTACGTGGTCGGCATTTTCCGGACGCTGGCCGTCTTCAACCCGGTGTGGATGCGGCTCGAACTGGACGGCGCACCCCTCGAGGGCAGGGTGTTCATGGCGGCCGTGGGCAACAACGCCGCCTACGGAGGCGGGCTGCGCATCTGCCCGCACGCCCGGCCGGACGACGGCTGGCTGGACGTCGTGACGATCGGCGACATCCACAAGACCGAGGTCTTCGCCCTGCTGCCGCGTATCTACTCCGGCGGACACCTCACTCATCCCAAGGTCGCGACCGCGCGGGCTCGCAGCGTCACCGTGACGACCGACCCCCCTCAGCCGGTCCACGCCGACGGCGAACCGATCGGCCGCACACCGGCCACGTTCTCCCTGCAGGCCGCGGCCATCGAAGTGCTGACGCCGGCGGTCAGTCGGGCCTGAACGCGACCTTGAAGGCGGAGGTGTCGGATTTGCCGGTGGCGGTGCGGAAGGCCCGTGCGAAGTCCCGTAGGGCAAACGTGTGCGTCACCAGCGACGAAACGTCGAGGGTGCCGCGGCCCATCCAGTCCAGCACGATCTCCATCGTCCGCCTGCGCGTGCCGTCCACCGACTCCCAGCCGTAGACGTAGCTGCCGGTCAGGTGCAACTCGTTCAGCCAGACCGGCGTCCAGTCGACGCCGCGCGGGAGGGCGGCCAGGCCGAGCAGAACGACGCGGCCACCCGAGCGCGTCAGCCTTAGCGCGTCGTCGAGGGCCCGACCCGACCCGACGCATTCCACGGTCAGGTCCGCCCCTCCGATGACGACGCGCTTGCCCATCAACGGTCGGCGCAGCCGCGCGCCGGTGAGTTCGGCGATCGCGTCGTAGTGCTCGTCCCGGCGTCCGAGTGCCACGACGGCGTCGGCACCGAAGCGCCGGGCCGCCTCGCCCTGGAACGGGTACTTCACGAGGGCGATCACACGCGCGCGCGAACCCAGCGCCCGCAGCGAAGCGATCACGCACTGCCCGATCGTACCGCCGCCCACGACGAGCACCGTGTCGCCGTCGTGGGGTCGGTGCCGCAGCAGCGGATGCAAGGCCACCGCGCAGGGCTCCACCATCAGGGCGTTGGCGTCGCAGATCGCGTCGGGCACCGGCAGCACCTGGGAACGGTGCGCGACGAACGTCTCGGCCCAGCTGCCGCCGGTGTCGCGACAGGCGCCGATGATCAGCCCGGGGCTGAGGTGGCCGTCGGTCGTGCGTTCGCATAGGTTGTACTCGCCGGCCGCACAGAACCTGCACGGCGGCGAGATCCCGCGGACGGCGCACGGCAGGATGGGGTCGACGACGACACGTTCGCCAGGGCGCAAACCCGAGACCGCGGGTCCTGTCTCTGCGATCTCGCCCACGTTCTCGTGGCCCGGGACGAACGGGAACGACGTCAGAGCCGACGCGGCGGGACTCGCGTCCAGGTGGAGCATGTGGAGGTCGCTGCCGCAGATGCCGCCCAGGCGCACGCGCACGCGCACCCAGTCCGGACGTGGCAGCGGCGGCTCCGGCGTCTGACGGTATGCGAGGGGCGACAGGCGGCTCCAGTAGCCGTCCCGGTAGACCGCTCCCAGCGCCTTCGCGGCCAGGTAGCGCGGGATCGTGGGGTGGAAGACGAGCGCGCGCACGAGACGACCCGACGGGGCTTCAGGTCATCGGTACCTGCCGGATGAACCCCGCCTCCAGGCGATCGAGGATGTCCGAGAGCGTGGGGCCGGTGATCGTCAGGCCGTGGTTCTTGAGCCCGACGACCGCCCGGCCGGGGTCGGGCGCCCGGCGGACGAGTTCGGCGACGGCCTGTGCGAGCTGCAACGTCCCGCACGGGTAGTTGACCGTCGTCGACCGTACGCCCTCCATCCACGCGTGCACGTGCACGATCGCATGCACGGAGGGGTGCTCGGCGTAGATCATCCAGTGCTCGATGGCGTCGACGGACACGCGCCGGGGCTTGACGTGGGGCGGGACGCTGAGGAGGATCACCTGGCGTTGCGGGTCGTAGCCCTTCACGAGCAGGATGTCACGCCCGATGACCCGCATGTTGGCCTTGTCGACACCGCTGGCGCTCATCCAGAACCGGCCGGTGTCCTTGCGCGTGCTGAGGTTCCCGTAGCTCAGACCGCCGATGCCGTACAGCAGCTCGATGTGCCTGAGGTCGCGCTCTTCCAGCAGCTCGTGGATGGGGAACGGCGCCGGCAACAGCCCGAGTGCATCCAGCCGTCGTCCGGCGGCGGCGAGTTCGCGCGTCCGATCGTCCCCCTCCCACAGGTCCTCGGGCAGGTCGGGGTGAAACTCGTTGTCGATCACGAGCTGGCTGGAGGCCAGCGGCTGGAGCTTCTCGTAGATCCGCTCGAACCGCTCGTCGCCGCGTCCGCCGTCTATGGGGAAATGCCCCTGCTCAAGCGTGACGAAGTACACGCGCAGCCCTTCGTCGCCGCGCACGAGGTAGATGCACAGGTTGGCGAGCGAACGCACCAGCAGCGGGTAGGCGGCCCGCAACACGTCTGTCGGTGGTTGGGGGGCCAGGGCGACCGCGACGACGAACGTCGCCTTGGCCTTGCGGCGGAACGCGCGCGGCCGCTGCGGGTCCACGAAGTGGAACACCAGCCGCCAATCGGCCTCGGGCCCTTCTTCGTAGCGGTGTCCGTGGCGTTCGAAGACCCTGCGCAATCCGCCGGCGAACTCCGCGAGGATCGGCTCGTCGTACGCGCCGACGAGGCCGAACGTCATCGGCTCCGGCTCCTGCGCGGGCGGCGCCGGTGTCTGCGGCACGGGCTGGCTTGCGCTCATGGGAGCATTTCTTCGCGGGCACCGGGCGGATTCCCTACAGGTCCTCCCCCGGCCGACGGTCGGCCCACCGGGTGTTGCGCGCTGGCCCGCGGAGGGATCGGCGCGCTGGTCACCGAAACAGTCCGTAGCGAACGGCGCGGTCGTGCACATCCGCGTCTTGGGGTCCGACGACGGCGAGGGGTGATGCACCGCCACCGGGATCACCGCTAGAATTGCTGCGTACGGATCGCTTCGCTGGGCCTGGTCCCATCACCAACGGAGGTGGAGCAAGATGCGACTTCTGGCCACGGCCCTGGCCGTGGGGATGGTGCTCGTGGGTACCGCGGGGGTGGCGGGGGCGCCTGCGTTCCGCGGGCTGGCGATTTCGACCCCCTATCCGTCGCAGACCGTGCGGGGAGGCGAGCCGGTCGTGATCAACCTGACGGTGCGCAACTTCGGCCTGCCCCCGCAGGTGGTCAGCCTGCGGATGGCCGCGCTCGCGCCCGGCTGGCGCGCGACGTTTTTGGCTGGAGGTCGGGTGGTCAGCGCGGTGTACGTGCTCCCGGACCAGGAAGCCTCGGTGACGCTGCGGCTGGATCCCCCCTCGGGGCTGCGCACGGGGACACACACGTTCCGGGTGGTGGCCACCGGCCAGCAGGCGAGCGCGGAGTTGCCGCTGCGGCTCACGCTGGGTCAGGTGTTGCCGGTGAGGCTCGCGCTGGAGGCCGAACAGCCCGCGGTGCGCGGGCCGGCGACGGCGACGTTCCGCTATCGCGTCCAGATGCGCAACGAGTCCGACCAGGACCTTCTCGTCCAGTTGAGCGCGCAGGCCCCGCAGCGGTTTCAGGTGACGTTCACGGCGCTGGGCCAGCAGGTCACGAGTGTGCCGGTCCGGGCCGGTGAGTCGCGGGACATCGACGTCGAGGTGAGCATGCCACAGGAGACGCCGGCCAACACCTACCACATCGAGGTGCGGGCATCGGCCGGCGATACGCTGGCCTCGGTACGGCTGGCGGCTGAGGTGACCGGGCGGCCGGACCTGCAGATCACCGCACCGGAGGGCCGGCTGTCCGGGCGGGCGTACGCCGGCCAGGAGACGCCGCTGAAGATCATCGTGAGGAACAACGGCAGCGCGCCGGTCCGCAACCTGACCCTGACGTCGTCGGCACCGTCGGGATGGGACGTGAGGTTCGATCCGGAGAGGATCGACGAGGTCGCGCCGCGCCAGGAGGTGGAGGTCACCGCGCGGATGCGGCCGTCGCCCCGCGCGATCTCCGGCGACTACATGGTGACGATCACGGCCAGCGGGGGCGAGGCTTCGGCGTCCGCCGACTTCCGCATCACGGTCCTCACCCGGACGGTCTGGGGGATCGTCGGCGTCGTGCTCATCGCCGCCGCGTTGCTGGTCGTCGGGCAGGCGGTCGCGCGCTATGGGCGGCGGTAACCTTTAGGATCACGGCCCACAGGGACCCATGGACATCGCCATCCAGACCGAAGGCCTGACCAAACGCTACGGGGACATCACCGCCGTCGAAGATCTCAACCTGTCGCTGCGGCCCGGCGAGGTCTTCGGGCTGCTCGGTCCCAACGGATCGGGCAAGACCACGACGATCCTGATGCTGTTGGGTCTCACCGAGCCGACGGCGGGTTCGGCCCGCGTCTTCGGCCACGATCCCCGCCGCGAGCCTTTGCGCGTGAAGCGGATCGTCGGGTACCTACCGGACTCCGTCGGCTTCTACGACGAGATGACCGCTTGGGAGAACCTGCGCTACACCGCCACCCTCAACGGACTGTCGTCGGCCGAAGCGGCCGGCCGGATCGACGAGGTGCTCGACCGCATGGGGCTGGCCGACGTCGCCCACCGCAAGGTCGGCACGTTCTCGCGCGGGATGAAGCAGCGGCTCGGGCTCGCGGACGTGCTGCTGAAACGGCCGCGCGGCGCGATCCTCGACGAACCGACGCTGGGGCTGGATCCCGAGGCGGCACTGGAGTTTTTGCACATGATCCGCGCGTTGCGCAGCGACGGGATGGTTGTCCTGCTGGCGTCGCACCTGCTGCACCAGGTGCAGGCAGTTTGCGACCGGGTCGGGCTGTTTCACCAGGGGCGCATGGTCCTCGAGGGCCGCGTGGACGAGCTGGCCGAGCGTGTGCTGGGCGGTTCGTACCGAATCCGAGTCGAAGCGCGCGGCGACGACCTCGTCCCGGCGCTGTCCTCGATCCCCGACGTGGTGCGCGTCTACCCCGACGGCGACGGTGTGCTGCACGTCGAGGCGCGCTCGGACTGCCGTCCCGAGATCGCCCGGCGCGTGGTGCACCGCGGCAGCCTGCTCGGGCTCGCGCTGGAGCGGCCGGGGCTGGACGAGGTCTACGCGCGGTACTTCGCCCAGCGTCACGAGGCCGCCGGGCACGCGCAGGAGGTCCAGGCGTGACGGTCGACGCCCAACCCGTCTCGCAGGCTGCCCCGGCCAGACGGGAGGGATCTCCGTGGACCGGCCTGTGGGCGGTCGTCTACAAGGAGATGGCCGACCACCTGTCCAGCGCCCGGATGCAGATCCTCGAGACGTTGATGCTGCTGACCGCTGTCGGGACGGTGTACGCCGCCAGCCAGAGCATCCGACAGACGGTGGGCGAAGACCCGTTTTTGTTCTTGCGCCTGTTCACGACCGCGCGCGAACCCCTGCCGTCGTTCCTCGGGTTCTTGAGCTTTTTGGTTCCCCTGGCCGCCATCGCGATGGGCTTTGACGCGATCAACGGTGAGTACAACCGCCGAACGCTCAGCCGCGTGCTGTCGCAGCCGATCTACCGCGACGCGCTGCTGCTGGGCAAGTTCTTGGGCGCGCTGTTCACGCTGGGGATCACGCTGGCGGGGCTGTGGTTGGTCGTGACGGGGATGGGGTTGTTCATCCTGGGTGTCCCGCCGGGCGGGGAGGAGGTGGCCCGCGGGCTGCTGTTCCTGCTGGCCACGCTCGCCTACGCGGGGGTGTGGCTCGCGCTGGCGATGCTGCTGTCCACCGTGTTCCGGCAGACCGCGACGTCGGCGCTCACCGCGATCGCGGTGTGGATGCTGTTCGCGGTGTTCTGGGACATGCTCGCCCAGCTGGTGGCCCAGATCGTGCGGCCCGTGGAGTTCGCGGGCACGGCCGACGAACTGGCGCAGGTACAGATCCGCCTGTGGCTGTCCCGCCTGTCGCCCAACACACTGTACGCCGAGTCGGTGCTGGCGCTGTTGAACCCCGCGGTGCGCGCCCTGGGGCCTGTGCTGATCACGCAACTGGAGGGCGCGATCCTCGGCACGCCGCTGCCGCTTGTCCAGAGTCTGTTGATCGCCTGGCCGCAGCTGGTGGCGCTGGTCTCCGCGGTGATCCTGCTGTTCGCGGCCAGCTACGTCGTCTTCCAGCGGCAGGAAGTCCGGGCGTAGCTACTCCAGCCACTCCGTCGGGTAGCTGGGCGTGCGCGGCACCACGCAGAGGAACTCGACTGGCTCGGTGCCGTGGTTCTCGTACCAGTGCGGGGTCCCGGCAGGGATGAACACCGCGTCACCCGCGGACACCTCGCGCACCTCGCCGCCGATCCCCAGGCGCATCCGACCGGAGAGGACGTACTGCTCGTGCTCGATCGTCGGATGGCGGTGCTTGGGGATGCGGCCGCCTGGCTGGATCGTGAACTTCCGCGTGACGAAGTGGGGTGCGTGGTCGTCGGGTCCGATGAGGACCCGCATCACCGCACCGTCGGCCCGCTCCACCGGGCGCGGGGGGACGTCTTTGGCCGGCCGGATCACGCCGCTCACACTTCGATTATAGTTGGTGGCGCCCCCTCCACAGGAACCACGCGCCGACGGCGATCAGCGCAAGCGCCGCGATCTGCCCCAGCGCCAGAAAGCCGACGGTGCGCTCTTCGGAACGCAGCAGGTCCAGCAGGAAGCGGACGACGGACATCCACACGATCGTCTGCCAGAAGATTTGACCGGAAAAGCGGCGCACGCCCACCCAGTGCTGTACCACGAAGAACAAAACCGCCGACGTCACCATCTCGTACAGCTGCAGCGGGTGGCGCGGTCCGCCGGGCACGCCCGGGAAGAGCAGACCCCAGGGCAGAGAGGTGGGATCCCCGTACAGTTCGCCGTTCATCAGGTTGCCGAAGCGCACGAAGACATTGGCCGCGGGGATCCACGTCGCGCACATGTCCGCCAGCGTCCACGGCGACATCCCACTTTGCCGACCCACCCGCCACAGGTACAGCAGTCCCGCCGCGATCGCTCCGTGCGAGGAGAGGCCGCCCCGGTCCACGCGGAGGATCTCGAGGGGGTCGGCGACGTATGGCCCGGGATGCGACAGGACGTACCCCAGCCGCGCCCCGACGAACAGCCAGACGATGAGGGGGACGGCGATGCGGTCGACGAGATCGGATGGGACGCCGAGGCGCGGGCCCATCCGTTGTGACAGCCAGATGCCTGTGAGGATCGACAGCGCCATCATCAATCCGTACCAGCGGATGGCGAGCGGCCCGATCTCGACGATCACCGGCTGCACGGCTCCTATCGTACCGCGCCGCGGCCGTCGTGCGCTTGACACGCGGTGGGGCAGATGCTACGTTCGGTGTCAACAATCGAATAGCGACCTTATCCAGAGTGGGCGAGGGACGGGCCCGACGACCCCCGGCAACCTGCGGCGCCGCGCTGGCGCGGCAAGGTGCCAACTCCCGCGGAACGCAATTCCGAGAGATAAGGGCGAGGTGGAGCCCTCCGAGGAATTGGGGGGCTTTTGTTTTGGGTATGCGCGACGCGGGTTGGAGGACGGCGGGTGAACGACTTCGTGCGCGTGCGGGTTCCTGCGACGGTGGCCAACCTCGGGCCTGGGTTCGACGCCGTAGGTCTAGCGCTTCGCCTGTACAACACCGTCGAGGTGTCGGCCGCCGACCGTGCGGAGGTCATCGTCATGGGCGAGGGTTCCGAGCAGCTGCCCACCGACGCCACGAACCTGGTCTACGCGGCCGCGCAGGAGGTCGCGCGCCGGGCCGGACGCCCGGACGTTCGATTCGCCCTGCGGTGCCGCAACGGCATCCCGCTGAGGCGCGGCCTGGGCAGCAGCGCCGCCGCCCGGATCGCGGGGATCGTGGGCGCCAACCGCCTGCTGGGCGGGCCGCTGGACGTACGCGGGATCGCACAGCTCGCGTGCGACCTGGAGGGGCACCCGGACAACGTCATGGCGGCGATCACGGGCGGGCTGGCGGTCGTCGCGCGACGGGCCGAGGGGCTGCGGTGGATCCGGCTGATCCCGGCCGCGCTCCCCGGGGTGGTCGTCGCGGTCCCCGATCTGCCGGTCGACACGGCACACGCGCGCGCTTGCCTGCCGTCCGCGGTGGCCCTGCCGGACGCGGTGTTCAACGTGTCCCGCGCCGCGCTGCTCGTCGCCGCGCTGTCGGCTGGGAGGTGGGATCTGCTGGACGTCGCGATGGAGGACCGCATCCACCAGCCGTATCGCGCGCATCTCATCCCCGGTCTGGACGAGGTGCTGGAGGCGGCGCGCCAGGCCGGCGCGTTCGGTGCTGCGCTCAGCGGCGCCGGGTCCGCGGTCATCGGGTTGGCACCGCAGAGCGCAATACGTGCGGTCGGTGACGCGATGGTCGACGTCTTCGTCCGCCACGGGGTGGCGGCCCGCGCCGTCTTCACCGAGATCGACCTGGGCGGCACGGCGGTGGAAGCCGACGGCGTCTACCGACCGCTGATCTCCGAAGCTTGATCTTTCACCTGGAGGTAGCCGATGGGGAGCGTCACGCACCTGCGATGTCGAGCGTGCGGCGCGGGGTACGAAGTGGGTCCGGACTACGTCTGCTCGGAGTGTTTCGGGCCACTGGAGGTCGCCTACGACCCCAGCCGGGTGGCGCGCGAGGCCACGCGAGAGCGGATTGTGTCGGGCCCTCCGACCCTGTGGCGCTACCGTGCGCTGCTGCCCGCCGAGCCGCCCGACGACGACATCCGTGTGGGCTTCACGCCGCTGCTGCCGGCGCGCCGGCTCGGGGAACGTCTGGGGTTGCGGGGCCTGTTCATCAAGAACGACACCATCAACCCGACCTGGTCGTTCAAAGACCGCGTCGTCGCGCTCGCGGTGGCCGCCGCACGCCGTTTCGGTTTCGGCGTCCTGGCCTGCGCGTCCACGGGCAACCTGGCCAACGCCGTGGCCGCGCACGCGGCGCGGGCCGGTCTGCGTGCCGTGGTCTTCGTTCCGCAGGGATTGGAGGCGGGCAAGGTGGCGGCCAGCGCGGCGTACGGCGCGACGATCGTCGAGGTGGAGGGGACCTACGACGACGTCAACCGCCTGTGCACCGAGATCGCGGGAGAGCATCCGTGGGCGTTCGCCAACGTCAACGTCCGCCCGTTCTACTCCGAGGGGTGCAAGACGCTGGCGTTCG includes:
- a CDS encoding ATP-binding cassette domain-containing protein, whose translation is MDIAIQTEGLTKRYGDITAVEDLNLSLRPGEVFGLLGPNGSGKTTTILMLLGLTEPTAGSARVFGHDPRREPLRVKRIVGYLPDSVGFYDEMTAWENLRYTATLNGLSSAEAAGRIDEVLDRMGLADVAHRKVGTFSRGMKQRLGLADVLLKRPRGAILDEPTLGLDPEAALEFLHMIRALRSDGMVVLLASHLLHQVQAVCDRVGLFHQGRMVLEGRVDELAERVLGGSYRIRVEARGDDLVPALSSIPDVVRVYPDGDGVLHVEARSDCRPEIARRVVHRGSLLGLALERPGLDEVYARYFAQRHEAAGHAQEVQA
- the lgt gene encoding prolipoprotein diacylglyceryl transferase — protein: MIVEIGPLAIRWYGLMMALSILTGIWLSQRMGPRLGVPSDLVDRIAVPLIVWLFVGARLGYVLSHPGPYVADPLEILRVDRGGLSSHGAIAAGLLYLWRVGRQSGMSPWTLADMCATWIPAANVFVRFGNLMNGELYGDPTSLPWGLLFPGVPGGPRHPLQLYEMVTSAVLFFVVQHWVGVRRFSGQIFWQTIVWMSVVRFLLDLLRSEERTVGFLALGQIAALALIAVGAWFLWRGRHQL
- a CDS encoding NEW3 domain-containing protein, giving the protein MRLLATALAVGMVLVGTAGVAGAPAFRGLAISTPYPSQTVRGGEPVVINLTVRNFGLPPQVVSLRMAALAPGWRATFLAGGRVVSAVYVLPDQEASVTLRLDPPSGLRTGTHTFRVVATGQQASAELPLRLTLGQVLPVRLALEAEQPAVRGPATATFRYRVQMRNESDQDLLVQLSAQAPQRFQVTFTALGQQVTSVPVRAGESRDIDVEVSMPQETPANTYHIEVRASAGDTLASVRLAAEVTGRPDLQITAPEGRLSGRAYAGQETPLKIIVRNNGSAPVRNLTLTSSAPSGWDVRFDPERIDEVAPRQEVEVTARMRPSPRAISGDYMVTITASGGEASASADFRITVLTRTVWGIVGVVLIAAALLVVGQAVARYGRR
- a CDS encoding 4Fe-4S dicluster domain-containing protein, which gives rise to MTEHFAEQPTKVEDKLFTLRWKHDRHSHIDITDRTICRDRCGDEWKRPCTTFCPAKVYEWNAQQGRIVIYHENCVECTTCLTGCPYRVIDWRLPRGGFGIQYRFG
- a CDS encoding diacylglycerol kinase family lipid kinase; this encodes MPETRATAIINPVAGRGRTLRWWPAVRERLHQAGWAVAEHVSERPGHATDLAAAARNRCDVVVAVGGDGTANEVVNGLLEDGAAPVPVGVVPMGTANDFATCLGIPAKVEEATRTLLAGQRRRIDLGRVGDRYFINVAGVGFDATVAEWVNSRWKLFGGTVMYVVGIFRTLAVFNPVWMRLELDGAPLEGRVFMAAVGNNAAYGGGLRICPHARPDDGWLDVVTIGDIHKTEVFALLPRIYSGGHLTHPKVATARARSVTVTTDPPQPVHADGEPIGRTPATFSLQAAAIEVLTPAVSRA
- a CDS encoding alcohol dehydrogenase catalytic domain-containing protein; this translates as MRALVFHPTIPRYLAAKALGAVYRDGYWSRLSPLAYRQTPEPPLPRPDWVRVRVRLGGICGSDLHMLHLDASPAASALTSFPFVPGHENVGEIAETGPAVSGLRPGERVVVDPILPCAVRGISPPCRFCAAGEYNLCERTTDGHLSPGLIIGACRDTGGSWAETFVAHRSQVLPVPDAICDANALMVEPCAVALHPLLRHRPHDGDTVLVVGGGTIGQCVIASLRALGSRARVIALVKYPFQGEAARRFGADAVVALGRRDEHYDAIAELTGARLRRPLMGKRVVIGGADLTVECVGSGRALDDALRLTRSGGRVVLLGLAALPRGVDWTPVWLNELHLTGSYVYGWESVDGTRRRTMEIVLDWMGRGTLDVSSLVTHTFALRDFARAFRTATGKSDTSAFKVAFRPD
- a CDS encoding class II aldolase/adducin family protein, with the translated sequence MSASQPVPQTPAPPAQEPEPMTFGLVGAYDEPILAEFAGGLRRVFERHGHRYEEGPEADWRLVFHFVDPQRPRAFRRKAKATFVVAVALAPQPPTDVLRAAYPLLVRSLANLCIYLVRGDEGLRVYFVTLEQGHFPIDGGRGDERFERIYEKLQPLASSQLVIDNEFHPDLPEDLWEGDDRTRELAAAGRRLDALGLLPAPFPIHELLEERDLRHIELLYGIGGLSYGNLSTRKDTGRFWMSASGVDKANMRVIGRDILLVKGYDPQRQVILLSVPPHVKPRRVSVDAIEHWMIYAEHPSVHAIVHVHAWMEGVRSTTVNYPCGTLQLAQAVAELVRRAPDPGRAVVGLKNHGLTITGPTLSDILDRLEAGFIRQVPMT
- a CDS encoding ABC transporter permease, with the protein product MTVDAQPVSQAAPARREGSPWTGLWAVVYKEMADHLSSARMQILETLMLLTAVGTVYAASQSIRQTVGEDPFLFLRLFTTAREPLPSFLGFLSFLVPLAAIAMGFDAINGEYNRRTLSRVLSQPIYRDALLLGKFLGALFTLGITLAGLWLVVTGMGLFILGVPPGGEEVARGLLFLLATLAYAGVWLALAMLLSTVFRQTATSALTAIAVWMLFAVFWDMLAQLVAQIVRPVEFAGTADELAQVQIRLWLSRLSPNTLYAESVLALLNPAVRALGPVLITQLEGAILGTPLPLVQSLLIAWPQLVALVSAVILLFAASYVVFQRQEVRA
- a CDS encoding cupin domain-containing protein, with translation MSGVIRPAKDVPPRPVERADGAVMRVLIGPDDHAPHFVTRKFTIQPGGRIPKHRHPTIEHEQYVLSGRMRLGIGGEVREVSAGDAVFIPAGTPHWYENHGTEPVEFLCVVPRTPSYPTEWLE
- the thrC gene encoding threonine synthase; amino-acid sequence: MGSVTHLRCRACGAGYEVGPDYVCSECFGPLEVAYDPSRVAREATRERIVSGPPTLWRYRALLPAEPPDDDIRVGFTPLLPARRLGERLGLRGLFIKNDTINPTWSFKDRVVALAVAAARRFGFGVLACASTGNLANAVAAHAARAGLRAVVFVPQGLEAGKVAASAAYGATIVEVEGTYDDVNRLCTEIAGEHPWAFANVNVRPFYSEGCKTLAFEVVEQLGWRLPDHVVVPVASGNLLVKTEKAFGEWIRLGLVEGAMPHLHGAQAAGCAPVATAFRQGAEHVRPVRPNTIAKSLAIGNPADGAYALQAVRRTGGVVESVTDEEIVGGIRLLAETEGIFAETAGGVTVAVVKRLAESGVFAPDDTVVAFVTGGGLKTVDAVASGLPPTIRVRASLREFERQVLAAV
- the thrB gene encoding homoserine kinase encodes the protein MNDFVRVRVPATVANLGPGFDAVGLALRLYNTVEVSAADRAEVIVMGEGSEQLPTDATNLVYAAAQEVARRAGRPDVRFALRCRNGIPLRRGLGSSAAARIAGIVGANRLLGGPLDVRGIAQLACDLEGHPDNVMAAITGGLAVVARRAEGLRWIRLIPAALPGVVVAVPDLPVDTAHARACLPSAVALPDAVFNVSRAALLVAALSAGRWDLLDVAMEDRIHQPYRAHLIPGLDEVLEAARQAGAFGAALSGAGSAVIGLAPQSAIRAVGDAMVDVFVRHGVAARAVFTEIDLGGTAVEADGVYRPLISEA